The following proteins come from a genomic window of Thiothrix unzii:
- a CDS encoding phosphoribulokinase: MSKKHPVIAVTGSSGAGTTFVKRAFEHIFFREKITAAVVEGDSFHSVTRTEFKQRAAVEADFSHFGPQANDFHALEALFKSYGETGSGKKRYYLHNDAEAVHHQQRLAALGVACASGSGEFTPWEDTEANTDILFYEGLHGLVKDATDDKKYGGYDVAKYVDLGIGVVPSVNLEWIQKISRDHAERGYSPEATVDTIMRRMPDYINHITPQFSRTHINFQRVPTVDTSNPFIARDIPTADESFVIIRFADPKAFNVDFPFLLSMIHDSFMSRRNSIVVPGGKMVLAMELILNPIIHDMIERRNNA; encoded by the coding sequence ATGTCAAAGAAACACCCGGTTATTGCAGTAACAGGTTCCTCCGGTGCGGGAACAACGTTTGTTAAACGTGCGTTTGAGCACATTTTCTTCCGCGAGAAAATCACCGCCGCCGTGGTCGAGGGCGACAGTTTTCACAGCGTTACTCGTACTGAATTCAAGCAACGTGCCGCAGTTGAAGCAGATTTCAGTCACTTTGGCCCACAAGCCAACGATTTCCATGCGTTAGAAGCATTATTCAAAAGCTACGGCGAAACCGGCAGCGGTAAAAAGCGTTATTACCTCCACAATGACGCGGAAGCCGTACATCACCAACAGCGTTTAGCTGCGCTGGGCGTAGCTTGTGCATCCGGTTCGGGTGAATTTACCCCGTGGGAAGATACCGAAGCCAACACCGACATCCTGTTCTATGAAGGTTTGCATGGTTTGGTAAAAGACGCTACTGACGACAAAAAATACGGCGGTTACGACGTAGCCAAGTACGTGGATTTGGGTATCGGCGTTGTGCCTAGCGTTAACTTGGAGTGGATCCAAAAGATTTCACGTGACCATGCGGAACGCGGCTATTCACCGGAAGCAACCGTCGACACCATTATGCGTCGGATGCCGGACTACATTAACCACATTACCCCGCAATTCTCACGCACGCACATCAACTTCCAGCGCGTGCCGACCGTGGATACGTCTAACCCGTTTATCGCGCGTGACATTCCAACGGCTGATGAGAGCTTCGTGATTATCCGTTTCGCTGATCCGAAAGCGTTTAATGTGGACTTCCCGTTCCTGTTGTCGATGATCCATGACTCCTTCATGTCACGTCGCAACAGTATCGTGGTTCCCGGTGGTAAAATGGTATTGGCGATGGAATTAATCCTGAACCCTATCATTCACGACATGATCGAACGCCGTAACAACGCGTAA
- a CDS encoding DUF3616 domain-containing protein, whose product MIENSPVNTVLLQFAAPAYECRDALSAVVQIGDSLWVANDESIHLERLLHQGVNTDNQPLYAAHTRFALHDYLQLPIAADAEDNEVDVEGLAYHDGFLWVVGSHSLKRSKPKTGKLASKGIERLGAIVPDPNRYLIARIPLTHVDGLPVLQAPGAHLPLHIDGNALMEALRDDPHIKPFLQIPGKDNGFDVEGLAVIGTRLFLGLRGPVLRGWAVLLEIECVEDDDDPTVLKLARIGEEDRPYRKHFLQLDGLGIRDLCVQGEDLLILAGPTMSLDGPVRVYRWQGGAKPDGESLIPRDVLEVVAEIPHGYGDDHAEGLCLFTQGDDATALLVVYDNAAQGRKRGEDGVLGDVFTLNF is encoded by the coding sequence ATGATTGAAAATAGCCCAGTGAATACCGTGTTATTGCAGTTTGCAGCCCCCGCATATGAGTGCCGCGATGCCTTATCCGCTGTGGTGCAAATCGGTGACAGTTTGTGGGTTGCCAATGATGAAAGCATCCATCTGGAGCGTTTGCTGCATCAAGGTGTAAACACAGACAATCAGCCGCTATACGCCGCGCACACACGCTTTGCGTTGCACGATTATTTGCAATTACCGATAGCAGCGGATGCCGAAGACAACGAAGTCGATGTGGAAGGCTTGGCCTATCACGATGGCTTTTTGTGGGTCGTGGGTTCGCACAGTCTCAAGCGCAGCAAGCCCAAAACGGGCAAATTAGCCAGCAAAGGCATTGAGCGTTTAGGGGCTATCGTACCCGACCCCAACCGCTATTTGATTGCACGTATTCCCTTGACGCACGTTGATGGCCTGCCGGTATTGCAAGCACCGGGAGCGCATTTACCGTTACATATTGATGGCAATGCATTGATGGAAGCGTTACGCGATGACCCGCATATCAAGCCTTTCCTGCAAATCCCCGGCAAAGACAACGGCTTCGATGTGGAAGGTTTGGCGGTGATTGGTACACGCTTATTCCTCGGTTTGCGCGGGCCAGTATTGCGCGGCTGGGCGGTGTTGCTGGAAATCGAGTGTGTGGAAGATGACGATGATCCCACCGTGCTGAAGCTGGCGCGTATCGGCGAGGAGGATCGCCCCTACCGTAAACATTTCCTGCAACTGGATGGTTTGGGAATCCGCGATTTGTGCGTGCAAGGTGAGGATTTGCTGATTTTGGCGGGGCCTACCATGAGTCTGGATGGCCCGGTACGGGTTTACCGTTGGCAGGGCGGGGCAAAACCGGATGGGGAAAGCCTGATTCCCCGCGATGTGCTTGAGGTGGTGGCGGAAATTCCGCATGGTTACGGTGATGACCACGCGGAAGGGTTGTGTTTGTTTACACAGGGTGATGACGCAACCGCGTTGTTGGTGGTGTATGACAATGCGGCGCAAGGGCGTAAGCGTGGGGAGGATGGGGTGTTGGGGGATGTGTTTACGTTGAATTTTTAG
- a CDS encoding FitA-like ribbon-helix-helix domain-containing protein, with protein sequence MASLSIRKLEDETLQRLRIRAAQHQVSMEEEVRRILRLAVMPPERLGRLAQQFFGERYGVELNLPTREVYAPVSFD encoded by the coding sequence ATGGCTAGTTTAAGCATTCGTAAACTGGAAGATGAAACGCTGCAACGCTTGCGCATCCGTGCTGCCCAGCATCAGGTGTCGATGGAAGAAGAAGTGCGGCGTATTTTGCGGTTGGCGGTGATGCCTCCCGAACGTTTGGGTCGGTTAGCGCAGCAGTTCTTTGGAGAACGCTACGGTGTGGAACTGAACCTGCCAACTCGTGAAGTCTATGCACCCGTGAGTTTTGACTGA
- a CDS encoding type II toxin-antitoxin system VapC family toxin — MIVLDTNIISEVMRPQPSPTVLTWLDQQDTPNLFVTTITLAEIRYGLGVMPDGERKRRLSAQFEAYIGRAFEGRILDFTAEAASHYADIMSHRRTIGLPMSMADGQIAGIVSAHHFAVATRNTKDFEQCGLELINPFEVI, encoded by the coding sequence ATGATCGTGTTAGACACCAATATCATTTCCGAAGTGATGCGCCCACAGCCTTCGCCCACTGTACTCACATGGCTGGATCAGCAAGATACCCCGAACCTGTTTGTGACCACGATTACCCTTGCCGAAATCCGCTACGGCTTGGGTGTCATGCCGGATGGTGAACGTAAACGCCGCCTCAGCGCACAATTTGAAGCGTATATTGGGCGAGCGTTTGAAGGGCGTATTCTCGATTTCACAGCGGAAGCGGCAAGCCACTACGCAGACATCATGAGCCACCGGAGAACTATTGGCTTGCCCATGAGCATGGCAGATGGACAGATTGCGGGAATTGTCAGTGCGCATCACTTTGCGGTTGCTACCCGTAATACCAAAGATTTTGAACAGTGCGGGCTTGAACTGATCAATCCGTTTGAGGTGATTTGA
- a CDS encoding TIR domain-containing protein — protein MEQENFKIFISWSKPVSKNVAKILATWLELFFKPSVKTFMSERDIPPGVESINRVTAELRKANAGIFCITSENLADASSWIPSEAGSVAHNPQSTDSTENLLIPFIFDAEEVDLNTESFRGILRSKERVFWNQEDKIKVMLKEINDRLSTADLANLNESLFDRRFSGYYPKLATNLRNMSKNNDSQILEGVLNRVDLTEWENQVLWQAFKKGNLWNDYFITLDKAYEIINYDGYCYGAVFQAMILLEVRGLIEMQSCGVPGFKLTFEAIKRMQKLDTYASSQYLKTNCR, from the coding sequence ATGGAACAAGAAAATTTCAAAATCTTTATTAGCTGGTCCAAGCCAGTAAGTAAAAATGTTGCAAAAATATTAGCTACTTGGCTTGAATTATTTTTTAAACCAAGTGTGAAGACTTTTATGTCTGAAAGAGATATTCCTCCAGGTGTTGAGTCTATTAATAGAGTAACAGCAGAGTTGAGAAAAGCTAATGCTGGAATATTTTGCATTACATCTGAAAATCTTGCTGATGCAAGTTCATGGATTCCATCAGAAGCCGGAAGTGTTGCTCATAATCCTCAGAGCACTGATAGTACAGAAAACTTGCTAATCCCTTTCATTTTTGATGCAGAAGAGGTTGACTTGAATACTGAGTCATTTAGAGGAATTTTGAGGTCAAAAGAGAGAGTTTTTTGGAATCAAGAAGATAAAATTAAAGTGATGTTAAAAGAAATAAATGACAGACTATCTACTGCTGATCTGGCAAATCTCAATGAATCTCTTTTTGATAGGAGATTTTCCGGATATTACCCGAAGCTTGCAACTAATCTTAGAAATATGTCAAAAAATAATGACTCGCAAATTTTAGAAGGGGTTTTGAATAGGGTTGATTTAACTGAATGGGAGAATCAGGTATTATGGCAAGCCTTTAAGAAAGGTAACTTGTGGAATGATTATTTTATTACTTTAGATAAAGCTTATGAAATAATCAATTATGATGGATATTGTTATGGTGCAGTATTTCAAGCAATGATTCTCTTGGAGGTTAGAGGATTGATTGAAATGCAGTCATGTGGTGTTCCGGGGTTTAAACTAACCTTTGAAGCTATTAAAAGAATGCAAAAACTTGATACTTACGCATCTAGTCAGTATTTAAAAACCAACTGTCGCTAG
- a CDS encoding ATP-binding protein, translating to MFKRLLLKDLNHWLHRPNRKPLILRGARQVGKTTLVSLFAEQFDQFISLNLERQEDKALFEQNYTIQELVEAIFFLHSKDRQQPNTLLFIDEIQNSSAAVAMLRYFHENYPTLPVIAAGSLLESLLDRHISFPVGRVEYLRVHPLTFEEFLIALGEEPAAAMLNQIPLPIVAHDKLLKLFHRYALIGGMPEIVQQYAATHDLAQLRPIYDNLITAYLDDVEKYSPRDSQTPVIRHVIQTAFREAGNRITLAGFGQSHYGSKDVGEALQVLEKALLLHRCYPVTDTRLPLVPNLKKSPKLQLLDSGLVNYFSGLQADIFGSKDLNSIYGGRIIEHLVGQELLASQSSLLFQLHFWVREKNQSNAEVDFVVAYGNKVIPIEVKSGATGRLRSLHQFMDQAEHGFAVRLYAGKLEVEDAVTVEGKAFKLLNLPYYLGGKVEGYLEWFV from the coding sequence ATGTTCAAACGTCTGTTATTAAAAGATTTGAATCACTGGCTACACAGGCCCAATCGCAAGCCGCTAATCCTGCGAGGTGCTAGGCAGGTCGGCAAAACCACACTTGTTTCCCTGTTTGCCGAACAATTTGATCAATTCATTTCCTTGAACTTGGAGCGACAAGAAGACAAGGCACTGTTTGAACAGAACTACACGATTCAGGAACTGGTTGAAGCGATCTTCTTTCTTCACAGCAAAGACCGCCAACAACCCAATACCCTGCTATTCATCGACGAAATCCAAAACTCATCAGCGGCAGTCGCCATGTTGCGGTATTTTCACGAGAACTACCCCACGTTGCCTGTTATTGCGGCTGGTTCGCTGCTGGAAAGCTTGCTGGATCGGCACATCAGCTTTCCGGTTGGTCGTGTGGAATATTTGCGCGTCCATCCGCTGACGTTTGAAGAATTCCTCATTGCGCTTGGCGAAGAACCAGCCGCCGCCATGCTCAACCAGATTCCCTTACCGATTGTTGCCCATGACAAGTTGCTGAAACTGTTTCACCGTTACGCACTGATTGGCGGGATGCCGGAAATCGTCCAGCAGTATGCAGCTACCCACGACCTAGCCCAACTTCGCCCGATTTACGACAACCTGATTACCGCCTATCTGGATGATGTCGAGAAATATTCGCCGCGTGACTCGCAAACCCCAGTAATCCGTCATGTTATCCAAACGGCTTTTCGGGAAGCGGGCAATCGCATTACGCTGGCGGGCTTTGGGCAATCTCATTACGGCTCGAAAGACGTAGGTGAAGCTTTACAGGTGCTGGAAAAAGCCTTGCTGTTACACCGCTGTTATCCTGTGACTGACACACGCTTGCCACTTGTCCCTAACCTGAAAAAATCCCCCAAGCTGCAATTGCTGGATAGTGGACTCGTCAACTATTTTTCTGGCTTGCAGGCTGACATTTTCGGCAGCAAAGACTTGAACAGCATCTACGGTGGGCGAATTATCGAACATCTGGTTGGGCAGGAATTATTGGCAAGCCAGTCTTCGCTGTTATTCCAGTTGCACTTTTGGGTGCGCGAGAAAAATCAGTCCAATGCCGAAGTGGATTTTGTGGTGGCGTATGGCAACAAAGTGATCCCGATTGAAGTGAAATCGGGCGCAACGGGCAGGCTGCGTTCGCTGCATCAGTTTATGGATCAGGCGGAGCATGGTTTTGCAGTGCGTTTGTATGCAGGGAAGCTGGAGGTGGAGGATGCGGTTACGGTGGAGGGAAAGGCGTTTAAGTTGCTGAACTTGCCTTATTATTTAGGGGGAAAGGTTGAGGGGTATTTGGAGTGGTTTGTTTAA
- a CDS encoding CBS domain-containing protein: MIISSVEKLIDGKLPGQVQFNVTIREACKRMCELNVGALVVFDQQQLVGILSERDIIRRCLGVDLPVDETAVAMVMTKTPITIDAGSSLANALEVMQTGGFHHLPVTKDGQLIGLLELDDIPEEYHLLLEQFKELRAR, from the coding sequence ATGATCATTTCCAGCGTAGAAAAACTTATTGATGGAAAACTGCCTGGGCAAGTGCAGTTCAACGTTACTATCCGTGAAGCCTGCAAACGCATGTGTGAACTGAATGTTGGAGCACTGGTGGTTTTTGATCAGCAGCAACTGGTAGGCATTTTAAGTGAGCGGGACATTATCCGCCGCTGTCTGGGTGTCGATCTCCCTGTGGACGAGACCGCTGTTGCGATGGTCATGACCAAAACCCCCATCACCATTGACGCTGGCAGCAGTCTGGCAAACGCGCTGGAAGTCATGCAAACGGGCGGTTTCCACCATCTCCCGGTGACAAAAGACGGTCAGCTTATCGGCTTGCTGGAGCTGGATGACATCCCAGAGGAATACCATTTGCTGCTGGAACAATTCAAGGAATTGCGGGCAAGGTAG
- a CDS encoding YiaA/YiaB family inner membrane protein, with protein sequence MNDTLTLPNTSSWTFFVKLTFGISLAAMAAFIFFLEGNLLTKGYLALNALFLVSSTIMLSKTLRDDYEAQRLLNRINEAKTNKILKEYTE encoded by the coding sequence ATGAACGACACACTTACCCTGCCCAATACCAGTAGCTGGACATTTTTCGTCAAACTGACTTTCGGGATTTCACTGGCGGCAATGGCGGCTTTCATTTTCTTTCTGGAAGGCAATCTATTGACCAAAGGCTATCTGGCGTTAAACGCCCTGTTTCTGGTCAGTTCCACCATTATGCTGTCGAAAACGCTGCGTGATGACTACGAAGCACAACGTTTACTGAACCGTATCAACGAAGCCAAAACCAACAAAATCCTTAAAGAATACACCGAGTAA
- a CDS encoding helix-turn-helix domain-containing protein — protein MPQTTELIHTLKKLLKRHNKTYVDVAACLQLSEASVKRLFAEQNLSLQRLDAICALLGMEITDLVREMHAEHAQPISEITHAQEKEIADDLNLLLVTVCVLNRWSLPDITRHYQFNEPQVIRYLAHLDRLHIIELQAGNRIKLLVAPNFKWRDDGPIMQLFRAKIESEYFRTTFTKESEKLVVLNGMLSDASNALFQRKMAQLAKDFDTLSKDDACLPIGERKGSTVLLAMRDWGYERLFGHQRKKE, from the coding sequence ATGCCACAAACCACCGAACTGATCCACACCCTGAAAAAGCTGCTCAAGCGTCACAATAAAACCTATGTGGACGTAGCCGCTTGCCTGCAATTATCGGAAGCCAGCGTGAAACGCTTGTTTGCCGAACAAAATTTGTCGTTGCAACGCTTAGATGCTATTTGCGCCCTGCTGGGTATGGAAATCACCGACCTGGTGCGGGAAATGCACGCCGAACACGCCCAGCCAATCAGTGAAATCACTCACGCGCAGGAAAAGGAAATTGCCGACGACCTTAATTTATTACTGGTAACAGTGTGCGTGCTAAACCGCTGGAGCTTGCCGGATATTACCCGCCACTACCAGTTCAACGAGCCACAAGTGATTCGTTACCTTGCCCATCTTGACCGCCTGCACATTATCGAATTGCAGGCAGGTAATCGTATCAAATTACTGGTAGCACCCAATTTTAAATGGCGCGATGACGGGCCAATCATGCAACTGTTCCGCGCCAAAATCGAAAGTGAGTATTTCCGCACCACCTTCACCAAGGAAAGCGAAAAGCTGGTTGTGCTAAACGGCATGTTGAGCGATGCCAGTAATGCCTTATTCCAGCGCAAAATGGCGCAGTTAGCCAAAGATTTCGACACGCTGAGTAAGGATGATGCGTGCTTGCCGATTGGGGAGCGTAAAGGTTCTACGGTGCTGCTGGCGATGCGTGACTGGGGTTACGAACGCCTGTTTGGTCATCAGCGTAAAAAGGAGTAG
- a CDS encoding NADP-dependent malic enzyme translates to MKDELDQAALDYHRFPQPGKLEVTPTKNMANQRDLALAYSPGVAAASLAIAADPACAADYTSRGNLVAVISNGTAVLGLGSIGALASKPVMEGKAVLFKKFAGVNAFDIEMDTLDVDRLVDAISLLEPTFGGINLEDIKAPECFEVEKRLKAMMKIPVFHDDQHGTAICVAAAIRNGLRVAGKNIEDVKLVCSGAGAAAIACMNLLVEMGLKKENIVVNDRFGIIYKGRVEEMNPYNAAYAIDTDARTLDDVMDGVDVFLGLSAPRVLKQHHVKVMAENPLILALANPEPEIRPELIYEVRSDAIVATGRSDYPNQVNNVLCFPFLFRGALDVGATEINEAMKIAVVEAIGDLAMREASDAVVSAYGGAEFHFGRDYLIPKPFDPRLMTIIPPRVARAAMETGVATRPIADFEAYERQLESFVFRSGMAMKPVFEKAKRNPQRIVFAEGESQRVINAAQQLVDDGICKPILLGNPELIQRNIEAYDLRLKIGENITVVDPRNNPDYERHVEEHYAVMCRKGVTPTYSRRVMTARTTQIAAVMVRCGDADAMICGVEGNFISHLHYVRDLIGARPGLTDVAAVTMLILKQGTYFLTDTHVGDDPTAEQLADNTALAAELVAGFGMEPKAALLSHSNFGSRMNVHSAKMRRTLEILREKHPDLLVEGEMHADAALSQDIRDRMFKGCAFEGEANLLVCPDLNSANIAYNMTKTLADGLPVGPMLVGTKYPAHILTESTTVRGIVNMAAFASVEAMSRKA, encoded by the coding sequence ATGAAAGACGAATTAGACCAAGCCGCACTCGACTACCACCGCTTCCCGCAACCGGGCAAACTCGAAGTCACCCCCACCAAAAACATGGCGAACCAGCGCGATTTGGCACTGGCGTATTCCCCCGGCGTGGCGGCAGCAAGCTTGGCGATTGCGGCTGACCCCGCGTGTGCGGCGGATTACACCAGCCGGGGCAATCTGGTGGCGGTCATTTCCAACGGCACGGCGGTGCTGGGCTTGGGTTCGATCGGCGCACTCGCCTCCAAACCCGTCATGGAAGGCAAAGCGGTATTGTTCAAGAAATTCGCGGGCGTGAATGCCTTCGACATTGAAATGGACACGCTCGACGTAGACCGTTTGGTGGATGCCATCAGCCTGCTCGAACCCACATTCGGCGGCATTAACCTCGAAGATATTAAAGCCCCGGAATGTTTTGAGGTGGAAAAACGCCTTAAAGCCATGATGAAAATTCCGGTGTTCCACGACGACCAGCACGGCACGGCGATTTGCGTAGCAGCGGCAATCCGTAACGGTTTGCGCGTCGCGGGCAAGAACATCGAAGACGTGAAACTGGTGTGTTCCGGTGCGGGTGCGGCAGCGATTGCCTGCATGAACTTGCTGGTGGAAATGGGTTTAAAGAAAGAGAATATCGTCGTTAACGACCGCTTCGGCATTATCTACAAAGGCCGGGTCGAAGAAATGAACCCGTACAATGCGGCTTACGCCATCGACACCGACGCACGCACGTTGGATGATGTGATGGACGGCGTGGACGTTTTCCTCGGTTTATCCGCGCCGCGTGTGTTGAAACAGCATCACGTCAAGGTAATGGCGGAAAATCCCCTGATCCTCGCGCTCGCCAACCCTGAGCCAGAAATCCGCCCCGAACTGATTTACGAAGTGCGTTCCGACGCGATTGTGGCGACCGGACGCAGCGATTACCCTAACCAAGTGAACAACGTGCTGTGCTTCCCGTTCCTGTTCCGGGGAGCGTTGGATGTGGGCGCAACCGAAATCAACGAAGCGATGAAAATTGCGGTGGTCGAAGCGATTGGCGATCTGGCGATGCGCGAAGCCTCTGATGCGGTGGTGTCTGCTTACGGCGGCGCGGAATTCCACTTCGGGCGCGACTACCTGATTCCCAAGCCGTTCGACCCGCGTTTGATGACCATCATTCCGCCGCGTGTCGCCAGAGCAGCGATGGAAACTGGCGTGGCGACGCGCCCGATTGCTGATTTCGAGGCGTATGAACGTCAACTGGAAAGTTTCGTGTTCCGCTCCGGCATGGCCATGAAGCCCGTGTTTGAAAAAGCCAAACGCAACCCGCAGCGCATTGTGTTTGCGGAAGGCGAATCGCAACGTGTTATCAATGCGGCGCAACAATTGGTGGATGATGGCATTTGCAAACCGATCCTGCTCGGCAACCCTGAACTGATTCAGCGCAATATCGAAGCCTACGATTTACGCTTGAAAATCGGTGAAAACATTACCGTGGTTGACCCGCGCAATAACCCCGACTACGAACGTCATGTGGAAGAGCATTACGCAGTGATGTGCCGCAAAGGTGTAACGCCAACTTACAGCCGCCGGGTGATGACAGCACGTACCACGCAAATTGCGGCAGTGATGGTACGTTGTGGCGATGCTGACGCAATGATTTGCGGGGTAGAAGGTAATTTCATTTCGCATCTGCATTACGTGCGTGACTTGATTGGGGCGCGTCCCGGTTTGACGGATGTGGCGGCTGTCACCATGCTGATTTTGAAGCAAGGCACGTATTTCCTCACCGATACCCACGTTGGCGATGACCCAACCGCTGAACAGCTTGCGGATAACACCGCGCTCGCGGCGGAATTGGTGGCAGGTTTTGGGATGGAACCCAAAGCCGCGTTGCTGTCGCATTCTAACTTCGGCAGCCGCATGAATGTGCATTCCGCCAAAATGCGCCGCACGCTGGAAATCTTGCGCGAAAAACACCCGGATTTGCTGGTGGAAGGTGAAATGCACGCGGATGCGGCGTTATCGCAAGACATCCGTGACCGCATGTTCAAAGGTTGCGCGTTTGAGGGTGAAGCCAATTTGCTGGTTTGCCCCGATCTGAACTCGGCGAATATTGCGTACAATATGACCAAAACGCTGGCGGATGGTTTACCGGTGGGACCAATGTTGGTGGGTACAAAATACCCCGCGCATATCCTCACCGAAAGCACCACGGTGCGTGGGATTGTGAACATGGCTGCCTTTGCGAGCGTCGAAGCCATGAGTCGCAAAGCTTAA